The stretch of DNA CTGCCTTGTCATACGCGGGGGTGGTCTGGTTCGAAGCCCGCAGCACCTGACGTGCGCGCGGTACCGCGGCGATTATAGCCGACTGCGGCGCCGCGGTTGTAGCGCACGACAACCGCGCCTATAAACACGGCGGAGGTTGGCATGGTCAAGTCCCCGCCGCTTACCCAGGCGGATGTCGCCCGAGTATTCGAGGAGGTCGCGAACCTGCTCGAGATCCAGGGGGCGGACGGTTTCCGCGTCAACTCCTATCGCCGCATCGCACGTACGGTCAGCGAACTGACTCGTGATCTGCATGAAATCGCTGCGGAAGGTGGCTTGGCGCAGCTCCCGGGGATCGGAAAATCCTCGGCGGAGAAGATCGCCGAACTGCTCCACACGGGCCGACTTTCGCTGCGCGAGGAACTGGCCGCCGAAGTGCCGCCCACGCTGCTCGAGTTGCTACGGATCCCCACGGTGGGGCCCAAGAAGGTGGCGCTGCTGTGGAAAGAGCGCGGCATTACGAAGCTGACGGAATTGAAGGCGGCGCTCGCCGCCGGCGCGCTCGCGGGACTCAAGGGTTTCGGCGACAAGTCGATCGCACAGATTGCACACGGGATCGAGTTTCTCGAAAGCAGCGCCGGTCGCGTCCGCCTCGGCGATGCCTGGGGGCTCGCGGAGCGCCTGCGGGCGGAAGTGGCGCACCTGCCGGGAGTGGATCGGGTCGAATGGGCCGGTTCGTTGCGGCGTGGGCGCGAAACGGTGGGCGACCTCGATCTGCTCTGTGTCGCGGAAGACGGCGCCGCAGTCGTTGCGGCGTTCGTCCAACTGCCCGGCGCTGTGGAAACCCTGGCAGCCGGTGACACCAAAGGTTCAGCGCGCTTCGAGCTGCGTGGCGGACAGGTGCAGGTGGATCTGCGCGTAGTCTCGGCGCGTTCGTTTGGTGCGGCCTGGCAGTACTTCACCGGCAGCAAGGAACACAATGTCCGCCTGCGCGAGCTCGCGGTACGGCGCGGGTGGAGTCTCAATGAGTACGGCTTGACGGAGGGCGAGCGGGTCATCGCCTCGGAAACGGAGGAGGAGATCTATGCGGCGCTCGATCTGCCCTGGATTCCACCCGAGTTACGTGAGGACCGTGGCGAACTGGCGGCGGAGGGAGTGCCGGCGCACTTGTTGCGGGTGGAGGACATCCGCGGGGACTTGCACCTGCACACCACGGCGAGTGATGGTCGCAACACCATCACCGAGATGATTGCGGCGGCGCAGACGCGCGGCTACGAGTACCTCTGCATCACGGACCACTCGCGCAGCAGCGTGATCGCCAACGGCCTGTCGGAGGAACGCCTGCGGGCGCACATCGCCGACGTGCGGGCCGCGGCGCGGACCGCGCAAGGTATCCGGGTCTGGATCGGGAGCGAGGTCGACATTCTCGCGGACGGCAAGCTGGATTACCCGGATGAACTGCTGGCCGAGCTGGATTTCGTCGTGGCCTCGGTGCATGCCGGCATGGGTCAGGATGCCGCGGCGAACACCCGGCGTGTCCTCGGCGCCATCCACAATCCATACGTCCATTGTATCGGCCACCTCACGGGTCGGTTGATACATGAACGGGAGGCGATGCCACTCGATGTGGAAGCAATCTGCCGGGCGGCGGCTGCGACGGGCACGGCGCTGGAGATCAACGCCAGCTACCTGCGGCTTGACCTCAAGGACCAGCACGCGCGGCGGGCGCACGAGTTGGGTGTCACCATCGCGATCAACACGGACGCCCACGAAGTCGGCCAGTACGACCAGATGCGCTACGGAGTGACCACCGCCCGACGCGCCGGGCTGGAGCGCGGTGATGTCCTGAACACCCGGCCGGCGGCGGACATCATGGCCTTCGTTTCCGCGAAGAGAAAACACGGCCCCGCGCGGGATTGAAGAGGACCGGCACCGGGGGCTCTCGCGGTTCCATTGTGCGCCGCTGGCCGGGAGGGCGCCCGACGAAGTTCTGTTTGACACATCCCGGCACAGCGGTATCGTCGGCCGCCGGGATTGTGGGTGTACCATTGACAGGGAGCGGCCGATGAACGCTGGAAATCGTACGCTAGTCGGGCCAGGTGAACGGGCGTGGATTGGGGGGATTGGTGTCATCCTGCTGGTCTGCGGTGCCGCTCGCGGTGCAACGGCACAGAATGTCGAGCCCACTGCGACGAAACCGGCCGAGCCCCTGGCGATCCTGGAACGCCTGGTCGGGACGTGGCTGGCCCAGGGCCTGTGGGAGGACCCGACGCGCGGGGGTCTTCGCGTGGAGTACGAGCGCGCTCTGCAAGGCAAACTACTGAAGGGCTACTCGTACACCGTGGATGCCGGCGTAGCGCGCCTGGTGTACGAAACATCGATGTACTACCACCCGGGGGAAGAAAAGATCGTTTTTCGCAGTGTCTCGGCCGGCGGTGTGCTCTATGACGGTACCGTGGGGGAACTGGACGCGGATACGCTTGAGTTCCACTGGACCGACTACGGTCCGGGAACCGCACGCAAGTGGCGGCAGACGCTGCGCTTCGTGGACCCAGACACCTACGAGTGGGAGGTCTTCGCGGCGACCGGGGAGGGCTGGAGGTCCGCCTTTCGCAGCATCTTTCACCGGGAGTGTGACTTGCGCAAGCACGCGGCCGACCGGCGCGTGACGGCAGAGGCACTGATCGCGGGTTCGCCGGAGCAGGTCTGGCAGCGCTGGGCCACGCAAGAGGGTGTGACTAGCTTCTTCGCACCGGCAGCCCGCATTGAACTGCGCCCGGGCGGGGTCTATGAATTGTATTTTCTTCCGGATGCAGACGAAGGGAGCCGGGGGTCGGAGGGTTGCCACGTGCTCGCGTTTGAGCCGGGGCGTTTCCTGGCGTTCGAGTGGAACGCGCCGCCCTCCTTGCCGAATGTCCGGAAGGAGCGAACGCATGTGCTCCTTACGTTTGAAGCGGTGGGGGCGGCATGGACGCACGTCCGCCTGGTGCAGCACGGGTGGGGCATGGGCGATGAGTGGGAGCGTTGCTACGAGTATTTCTCGCGGGTGTGGCCGGTGGTGCTGGAGAAATGTCGGACGGTTTGCGCCCAGGCGTTGGAGGGTGCTGGGTCTGCGCCACTTGATACCTGGCGCCATGACGACGGCGTCCTCATGCGACCCATGGCCGACCCGGTGCGGATCGAGTTTGAGTTGGTCATCCCGGCGCGGGCGTCCGAGGTTTGGCTGACGCTGCACACGCTGATGGCGGGGGCGGAAGTTCTCACCGCGCTGGAACCCGAACTGCTCGTAGGTCGCACACCGGTGAATCCCACACACCTCTTGCTGTTCACGCTTTCACCCGCAGGAAATGGAGCGACACTAGTACATCGCACCGTGGAGCGGGAGGGCGATGCACCCTGGTCCGGCGAGGAGGTGGCACAGTTGATGCGCGCAGGGGCCGAAGAATTGCGCCTGCTGCGGACGCGTTCGACAACGAGCAATTAACCGTGGGTGCAGATGCACGGGTGAGGCCTGGCGCGGGGATGCTTTGCGCTCCGCCTACGGAGTTTCCTCGGAGCGCCTCTGCAAGGTGTGCTCTTCTCTGTGCAGCAGGCGTCGGATGTTTTCCAGGTGGCGCACGATGATCAGCGCCCCCAGCAACACGCTCACCAGCACCAGTGGCCAATTCGCCGCCAACGTTTCGCTTGTGAGGACAATGTAACCCACACACGCGGCGGGAAACACGACCGCGAGCGTCAGCGAACCCACCGACACAGTACTCGTCAGGAAGCGCGCTATCCCGTACCCGATCAGCGCCGCAAACATCGCAAGGGTGTACACCGGCCATAATCCCAGGGCCACACCCACCGTGGTCGCCACACCCTTGCCGCCGCGAAAGCGGAGATAGACCGGAAAGACGTGACCGAGTACGGCCGCGGCCGCGACCCCCAACAACAAGAGTTGTCGTTGTGGTCCTGCCGCGTGCGTCAGCCAGAGGGATGCGAGCAGTGTGGGTGCGAAGCCCTTGAGAATGTCGAGAACGAGACAAACATAGCCCCACTTTCGCCCCAGCACGCGGCCCGCATTGGTGGCGCCAATGTTGCGGCTGCCGAGCGTGCGGATATCGACGCCGCGCGTCATACCGATGAGCAGACCGAAAGGGATCGCGCCCAGCAGATAGGCACCGGCAATCAGCAGGGTGGGCAGCATGGGGACGCTCCGCGCAGGATCATTCGGCTCCGCGCCGCAGACGGAGCCACAGCGGCCGCAGACGATCGCGAGTCCACTCTGTCATCCGCCAGCCCCGGTGACGGGTCTGCGTGGGGAAATCCAGGCGGGCGAAGTCTTCCGGCCGTGCGCGGAGGCGTCGACGCGCTGCCACCCAGGTGCATACTGCCCACACCCAGCCCAGCCAGCGCCCGGCGCGCACCGGTCCTAGCGTTGCACGGTCCGCCGAACGGAGGCGTAAACCTCGTCCGCGGTGCGCGTCTCGTGTGATCCGGCGCTCCATAGCTGGTGTCGCTCGAGGAGGGTCTTTTCTGTTTCGTAATAGTTCGTCACGTGGCTCGGACCGCCTTCGACCAGGTCTCCGCCCGTATACCGGCCGGCAAGCAGCCACTGGGAGACCGCGGCCTCGTATTCGGCCGGGTAGATCAGGGCCACCACGTACCGGTCACGTTCCGCTGGCGCGCCATAATCGGCGCATTGGAGCTTCGCCCGGCAGGGCGGCGGGGTGATTTCCGCGAGGTGGCGTAGCGCAGCGCAGTCGGCCAGCGCCGCGGTCTGTGCAAGAC from Phycisphaerales bacterium encodes:
- the polX gene encoding DNA polymerase/3'-5' exonuclease PolX, yielding MVKSPPLTQADVARVFEEVANLLEIQGADGFRVNSYRRIARTVSELTRDLHEIAAEGGLAQLPGIGKSSAEKIAELLHTGRLSLREELAAEVPPTLLELLRIPTVGPKKVALLWKERGITKLTELKAALAAGALAGLKGFGDKSIAQIAHGIEFLESSAGRVRLGDAWGLAERLRAEVAHLPGVDRVEWAGSLRRGRETVGDLDLLCVAEDGAAVVAAFVQLPGAVETLAAGDTKGSARFELRGGQVQVDLRVVSARSFGAAWQYFTGSKEHNVRLRELAVRRGWSLNEYGLTEGERVIASETEEEIYAALDLPWIPPELREDRGELAAEGVPAHLLRVEDIRGDLHLHTTASDGRNTITEMIAAAQTRGYEYLCITDHSRSSVIANGLSEERLRAHIADVRAAARTAQGIRVWIGSEVDILADGKLDYPDELLAELDFVVASVHAGMGQDAAANTRRVLGAIHNPYVHCIGHLTGRLIHEREAMPLDVEAICRAAAATGTALEINASYLRLDLKDQHARRAHELGVTIAINTDAHEVGQYDQMRYGVTTARRAGLERGDVLNTRPAADIMAFVSAKRKHGPARD
- a CDS encoding SRPBCC domain-containing protein, with translation MNAGNRTLVGPGERAWIGGIGVILLVCGAARGATAQNVEPTATKPAEPLAILERLVGTWLAQGLWEDPTRGGLRVEYERALQGKLLKGYSYTVDAGVARLVYETSMYYHPGEEKIVFRSVSAGGVLYDGTVGELDADTLEFHWTDYGPGTARKWRQTLRFVDPDTYEWEVFAATGEGWRSAFRSIFHRECDLRKHAADRRVTAEALIAGSPEQVWQRWATQEGVTSFFAPAARIELRPGGVYELYFLPDADEGSRGSEGCHVLAFEPGRFLAFEWNAPPSLPNVRKERTHVLLTFEAVGAAWTHVRLVQHGWGMGDEWERCYEYFSRVWPVVLEKCRTVCAQALEGAGSAPLDTWRHDDGVLMRPMADPVRIEFELVIPARASEVWLTLHTLMAGAEVLTALEPELLVGRTPVNPTHLLLFTLSPAGNGATLVHRTVEREGDAPWSGEEVAQLMRAGAEELRLLRTRSTTSN
- the plsY gene encoding glycerol-3-phosphate 1-O-acyltransferase PlsY → MLPTLLIAGAYLLGAIPFGLLIGMTRGVDIRTLGSRNIGATNAGRVLGRKWGYVCLVLDILKGFAPTLLASLWLTHAAGPQRQLLLLGVAAAAVLGHVFPVYLRFRGGKGVATTVGVALGLWPVYTLAMFAALIGYGIARFLTSTVSVGSLTLAVVFPAACVGYIVLTSETLAANWPLVLVSVLLGALIIVRHLENIRRLLHREEHTLQRRSEETP